DNA from Deinobacterium chartae:
GGTAGACTATAGCCATGAGCAACACCCGCCCCCTGCGCATCGCCGTCATCGGGTCCGGCCCCTCCGGCTTCTACGCCGCCGAGGCCCTCCTCAAGCAGGAGCCCAACGTCTCGGTCGACATCATCGACCGCCTGGTCACGCCCTACGGCCTGGTCCGCTACGGCGTCGCCCCCGACCACCAGAAGATCAAGTCGGTCACGGCGCTGTACCAGAAGACCATGAACGACCCGCGCGTGCGCTTCTTGGGCCACGTCGAGTTCGGACGCGACCTCAGGCACGAGGACGTACGCCGTCACTACGACGCGGTGGTGTACGCCACCGGCGCCTCGAGCGACCGCAACCTGGGCATTCCCGGCGAGCAGTTGCCGGGCAGCATGTCTGCCACCGAATTCGTGTCGTGGTACAACGGCCACCCCGACTACGCCGACCGCGAATTCCACCTCACCGCCCAGCAGGTCGCGGTGGTGGGCGTGGGCAACGTTGCGGTGGACGTCACCCGCATCCTGACCCGCTCGGTCGACGAGCTGCGCCAGACCGACATCGCCGACCACGCCATCTCGGCCCTCGAGGTCAGCCGCGTCACCGACGTGTACGTGCTGGGACGGCGCGGCGCCGCACAGGCCAAGTTCACCACCAAGGAACTGCGCGAACTCGGCGAACTCGAGGGCGTGGACGTGGTGGTCAAGCCCGAGGAGGTCGAGCTCGACGAGGCCAGCCGCAAGAGCCTCGAGGGGCAGCCCGCGCTGACCAAGAACGTGGAGATCTTGCAGGAGTTCGCGCGTCGCCCGCTGAGCGGCGCCCCGCGCCGCATCCACCTGCGCTTCCTGGTTTCGCCGGTCGAGATCCTGGGCGAGACCCGCGTAGAGGGCCTGCGCATCGAGCGCAACCGCCTGGTGGAGCGCGGCGGCGACCTGGCCGCCGAGGGCAGCGGCGAGTTCGAGACGCTGCCGGTGGGCATGGTCCTGCGCTCGGTGGGCTACAAGGGCGTCGCCCTTCCCGGCGTGCCCTTCGACACGCGCCGCGGCGTGATTCCCAACGACCAGGGCCGCGTGACCCAAGACGGCCAGGTGGTTCCCGGTGAGTACGTGGCTGGCTGGATCAAACGCGGTCCCTCGGGTGTGATCGGTACCAACAAGGCCTGCGCGGTGGACACGATCAAGCTGCTGCTGGCCGACGCGCCCGCGCTGCCCCGCGTCACCGACGCGGACGCCGATCCCCTGGCGGTGGACGCCCTGCTGCGCGCACGCGGCGTGGACTACGTCTCCTTCGACGACTGGCTGGAACTCGACCGCTTCGAGACCGAGGTGGGCTCCGCGCAGGGCCGCCCGCGCGTGAAGGTCTCGCGCCGCGAGGAAATGCTGAGAACCGCGCGCCGCAACGCCTTGGTGCAGTAAATTTTCGGCACGCAGTACAATCTGGGCGGAAGGAGGCCGGGTCTTCCTTCCGCCCTTTGAGGTGACACCAGCGTGAGCGAACAAGCGACGAACGGAACCAGCGACGTGCTGGTGATCGGAGCAGGACCGGCAGGGCTGCACGCGGCCTTCTACTGCGGGATGCGCGGCCTGAGCGTGCGGGTCTTGGACGCCCTGCCGCGCACGGGCGGTCAGTTAACGGCGCTGTACCCCGAAAAACCCATCTTCGACGTGGCGGGCCTGCCGCAGGTCCAGGCATCGCGGCTCGTAGCCGAGCTCGAGGAACAGCTCAGGCCCTTTTCCCCCCTCTACGCGCTCGGCGAACGCGTGCTGCACCTCGAGGGCTCCGAGGGAGCTTTTGTGGCCGTCAGCGCCACGGGCAGACGTTACGCGGCGCGGGCCGTGATCGTGGCCAGCGGCATGGGAGCGCTCGAGGCACGGCGCCCGCAGGTGCCCGGAGCGGAGCTGTTCGCGAATCATATCCTGACGCACCTCGAAGCGCCCGCTCAGCTCGCCGGGCGGCGCGTGCTGGTGTTCGGCGGCGGCGAGGAGGCGGCCTGTACGGCGCTCGCCCTGCGCGGCGTCGCCGCATCGGTCACGCTGCTGCACCGCCGCCCGCACCTGACCCTCTCCCCCGCCACCCGCGCGGCCCTGCAAGCGGCTACCGCCGCGGGCGAGCTCGCCCTGCGCGTTCCGGCCGAACTGGTCGCCCTGGAAGGAGAGGAGCGCCTCGAGCGCATCCGCGTCTTAGATACCCGCAGCCGCCTCGAGGAGAGCCTCGCGGTGGACACGCTGATCTCGAAGTTCAGCTACGTCTCGCGGCTGGACCCGGCGGGCAGCTGGGGCCTGGCCGTCGAGGGCGGCAGCCTGCGGGTGGACGCCCGCCAGGAAACCTCGAGGCCCGGCGTGTTCGCGGTGGGCGACTGCGCGGCGACCGGCGGCCTCAAGCTGATCTCGGTGGGCTTCGCTCAGGCGGCGACCGCCGCCAACGTGATCGCCTCGAGGTTGACCGGCGGCAGGGTAGCTCCGGGCCACTCGAGCGAGCGCGACCCGGCCTTCCGGCAGGCCTGAGGCGGTAAAAGGCAACGCGCACGAAATTCGTGCGCGTTATTCCTGGCGGAGAGAGCGGGATTCGAACCCGCGGTACGGTTGCCCGTACACACGCTTTCCAGGCGTGCCCCTTCAACCACTCGGGCACCTCTCCAAGAAGGCGTTATACAGGCTATATGAACCGGGAGCGTAAATCAAGGGCTGACAAGCCCCGGAGCACGCGGTATGGTAAGCGGCACGAAAGGAATCAACCGTGCGCCAAGGCTTCCGTATCCGACCCTACCAGCCCGACGACCTTTCCTTCCTCTACCGCATCTGCCTGGAGACCGGAGACAGCGGCCAGGACGCCACCCAGCTCTACCAAGACCCCCTGCTGATCGGGCACGTGTACGCCGGGCCCTACGCGACGCTCGAGCCCGAGCTGGCCTTTGTCCTCGAGGACGCGCAGGGCGTGTGCGGCTACGTCATCGGCGTCTTGGACACCGAGGCGTTCAATGCGCGCTGTGAGCGCGAGTGGTGGCCGCCGCTGCGCGAGCGCTACCCCCTGCCCGCCACCCCGCCCGAGCAGTACACCCCGGACGAGCGCATGATCGCCCGCATTCACAAGGGCTGGGACCTGAAGCCTGCGTCGCTCGACGACTACCCCTCGCACCTGCACATCGACCTGCTTGCGCGCGCACAGGGTGGCGGCAACGGCCGCGCCATGATGGAAACGCTGCTGGGGGCCCTCGAGCAGCGCGGCTCGAGGGGCGTGCACCTGGGCGTGGGCGCGCGCAACGAGCGCGCGGTGAGCTTTTACCGGTCGGTGGGCTTTACCGAACTGCATCGCTCGCCGCTCTCGGTCACCTTCGGGATGCGTTTCCCGCGCTGAGCGACCAGGCCTACAGTTTGCCCTCCTGCTGTTGCAAGCTGAACCGTTCGTTAAAGAGTTTAAGAAAGACGAAAGTCCGGGCGCTGGTTACACTGGACCCAAACCTGCCGCATAGGAGACCTCGCCATGAAGAAACTATCTGTAACGGTCAGCCATAGTCCCAAGCACCAGCAGGAAGCCAAACTGGCGACCAGCGCCATCTTGGAAAGCATCGAGGACACCATCCAGGCCCACGCGTACGGCTACAAGGCCAAACCGATCCTGGGGGAAGCGGCGGAAGTCGGCCGGGTCTACACCTTCCACAGCGACCTGAGCCGCGAGGAAATGCAGACGATTTCCGATGAGGCCTTCGAGGGCCTGGGCGACAACGACCGCTTCGAGATCATCACCCTTTTTGGCAGCACCAACGAGGAAGCCTTCTTCTCGTACATGCTCTCGCCCAGATAAGGCGAAGTTCTCAGGGGCAGCCACCGCTGCACGGCAGCACAGCAGGCGGCCACAGCCCGGAGCTACCCCAAGCACACCTCGAGATGTGCCCTCGACGCCGCGACCGGAGCGAATGTCCCGGCCCGCAGCGCCGCTTCCACCGCCCGCGCCTCCTGCCACGCCGCGCGGTACTGCCCGGGCGTCACCGCCCCGGCCTGCAAGGCTGCCTCGAGGTCATCCGCGTCGATGACCTCGAGGCAGCCTTGCGGCGTGGCGATCACGTCCAGGTACAGGTCGTCGTGCCACGGCACACCGCCCGGATCCACGCCCCACCCGTCCGTGACGTCTACGTACCACTGTGCCACCTCGAACCGCGGAGTCCACATGGTGGTCAGGGCATGGCGCGCTCCCTCGGGAAAGAACTGCACCCAGCGGTAGCCGGCGTCCGCCACGACGCGCGGCTCGCCGCAACAGGGTACGGTCAGGGGAGCGCGCACCTCGAGCACCTCGAGGCAGGTGAGCAGGCCGCCGGGAACGGCGTGAACCTCAAAGCGGCGCCGGGGAACCCGGGTCCAGCCTGGACGTGCGGAGGATTTGCGCTTCATGCCGGCGGCGGGTTATCCGTGGTCAGCGAGCATCGGCGGTCCTCCCCCGGCTTTGTTACTTCGCCAGTTCCTGCAGCAGGTAAGCGCTGGTCAGAATGCCACGGTGGTAGTCCTCGAGGGCAAAGCTCTCGTTGGGCGAGTGCGGGGCGTCCTCGTTGAGGCCCATGTCCACCAGCAGCACCGGAGCGTCCAAGATCTCGCGGAAGGCCGCGACGATCGGGATCGAACCGCCGGTGCGGGCAAAGGCGGCGGGCTTTCCGAACACCTTCTGCAGCGCGCGGTCAGCGGCAGCGATGTAGGGCGAGTCCAGGTCCATGGCAACCGGCTGGCCGCCGTGCAGGTCAATGACCTCGGCCGTCACGCCCTCGGGCGCAATCTGCGGGATGTACTCCTGAATCAGGCGGGTGATGCGCGCCGGGTCCTGGCCGGGTACGAGGCGCATCGAGATCTTGGCCCCGGCCTTGGCCGCGATCACGGTCTTGGAGCCCTCGCCCTGAAAGCCGCCCCAGATGCCGTTGACGTCCAGGGTCGGGCGGGCCCACAGCCGCTCGAGGGTCGAGTAACCGGCCTCGCCGGGCAGCGCCGAGACGCCGATGGACTCGGCGAACTCCTGGTCCGAGTGCGGCAGGGCGGCCCACATCTGGCGCTCTTGCTCGGTGAGTTCCTGCACGCCGTCGTAGAAGCCGGGGATGGTGATACGGCCCTGGTCGTCCTTGAGCCGCGCGATGATGGTGGCCAGCGCGTTGATCGGGTTGGGTGCCGCGCCGCCGTAAGCGCCCGAGTGCAGGTCGCGGTTGGCACCCTGCACGTGCACCTCCACGTAGGCGATGCCGCGCAGGCCGTAGGTGACGGTCGGCACGTCGGGCGCGAAGCGCGAGCCGTCCGAGATCACGATCACGTCGCACTTCAGCTGCTCGGCCTTCTCACGCAAGTAGCCCTCGAGGCTGGGGCTGCCGATCTCCTCCTCGCCCTCGAGCAGGAACTTGACGTTCACCGGCAATTCGCCCTGCGCCAGCAGCAGCTCGACGCCCTTGACGTGGGCGTAGGCCTGGCCCTTGTCGTCGGTGGCACCGCGCGCGTACACGCGTCCGTCGCGGACGGTGGGCTCAAACGGCGGGGTCACCCACTCCTCGAGGGGCGCTTCGGGCTGCACGTCGTAGTGGCCGTAGATCAGCACGGTGGGCTGACCGCTGGCCTGCAGGCGCTCGGCGTATACCACCGGGTGGCCGGGCGTGGCCTCCACGCGGGCGGTAAAGCCCAGAGAGTCCAGTTTGGCGCGCAGGAACTCGGCGGTGCGGGCCATGTCGGCCTTGCGGGTGGAGTCGCTGGAGACCGAGGGGATGCGCAGCAGATCGAACAGTTCGCGGTCGGCAGCGGCGGTATCAAGTTGAGCCTTGAGGTCCATGGGGCGGATTATAACGCGCCCTGAAGCGCGTACAGGCCCAAAGCCGCGCCCTAGGTCTGTTCCTCGAGGCGGTACACCCAGCCGTATCCGCCGTAGGCCATGCCACCGTCCACGTTCACGCAGCGCCCGCCCTGGTAGACCAGAGGCTCGGGCTGCGCCCGGCCGGTCAGGTAAGGAACCGGCGTATGGCCATGCACCACCCGGCTGCCGCCATAAGCGGCCAGAACCTTTTGCAAGTTTGCCTTGCCGCGCACCGGGTCCCAGAACTCACGGCGGCAGGCAAAAGCCTCGAGCAGGCGGTCCCACTCGCGGGGGTCGTCGGATTGCAGCGTGGCGCCAATGGCGGCGTTGACGGCCTCGAGGCTCGAGCCGTACTCGAGGTAGAAGGTGGCGTCGGCGTGCATCAGCAGGGTCTCTCCTACCCGTGCCAGCGCGGGCAGGTTTTCGATCCAGCGGACGTGTTCGTCGCGCAGGGCCCACAGGTCGCTGTCGTGCCCGCCGTTGAAATGCCACAGGTTCAGAAAGCTGGCCCCGCCGCCCAGGTTCCGGTTCCCGAAACGGCGGGCCGCCAGGATCAACGGTTCGTGGTTGCCCATCAGGGCTGCGACCCGGCCTCCGGCGGCCTGCGCTTCGTGCTGGAGCCGCATCACCGTCTCGAGGGTGCCTATCCCGTTGGGGCCACGGTCAAAGAAGTCGCCGAGGAACCACAGCCGGGCGCGCGCGCCCGACCAGTGTCCCCCGGCGTCGATCAGACCGGCTTCGCGCAGGGTGGTGAGCAGCAGGTCCAGGGCACCGTGAACGTCTCCCACGACGTATGTGACCGGCATGCTTTCACCTTAACCCACGCTCCCCGCTTCGGTCCTGGAGCGATCTCTCACCACAGGCCTGGAAACCGGGATATACACGGTCATCTTCGGAATGCCCGCAAGCAGCGAGGCCGCCACGTCGGTCACCTCGAAATCGGGTCCTTCCCGCCGCTCGTACAGCGAGTTCGGCAGCCAGGTGCCGTAGATGTAGTCCCGCAGGTTCGGTACGCTGCCGTCGGCCTGGAACGCGGCGTAAAGCCCGCCGGGAATGCGCAGGGAAACCAAGGGAGCAAGGTCTTCACCTGCCCAGGCCGATTCCTCGCCGATGACGAACGAGAAGGTCCCGTCGTCCTCGAAGTCGCAGGCCACCCCGTAGGCAAAATCGGGCCGAACACGCTCAGGAATGCGCAAAAAGGTCTGTTCGCTCCCGAAGCGGGCATAAAAGCCGGGAATGTCCTGATAGTGCCGGTGGTTCTCCAGCGTGGTCCGAAACGCACAGCCGATGATCTGCACGTCCGTGATTTTCAGCAGCGTAGGGGCCAGCATCTTGAGTACCTTCTCTTTCGGGCAGCGATAGTCGCTGAGGCGCAGGGGGCCGACGAGCGGACCGGGCTCCCCCGCCTTGCGGTAGCGGGCCGGAGCGATCCCGAACTGCTGTTCGAAGGCGCGCGTGAACGCTTCCTGCGAGGCGTACTGATAATCCAGCGCGAGATCGAGTACCGAACGCGCCGAACTCCTCAGGGCCTTGGCCGCCTCGGAAAGACGCCGCCGGCGAAGGTACGCCTGCACCGAGGTACCGGTGATCGCCTGAAACAGCCGCTGAAAGTGAAAGGGGGAAAATCCCGCCTGGGCTGCCACATCCCGAATGTCCGGCCGGCCTTGCAGTTGCGTTTCGAGGTAGTCGATCGCGCGTTGAATGCGGTCAAAATGGTCCAAGCGAGCGGGCCCTCCCTGCCCGCTTGCAGCATAAGCAAGCGCGCGGGGCGCGCGCTTGATCGTCTGTGCTTTCCGGCCCCTGCCCTCGCCTTACCGCGGCCCCGCCGTTGCCTCTGCCCGGGCGGGCTTATTCTTCTGTGTCGCTGGCGTAGTCACCGTCATCGGTGGGGGGCGGCAGGGTCCGCCACGAGGTCATGCGTTCGGTGATGTCCTGCTGCAGGCGCACGATGTCGCGCTCGAGGCGGGCGCGCGACTCCTCGAGGCTGTGGCGCAGGCGCATGATTTCCTCGACACCGGCGAGGTTCACGCCGAGCTCCTGGGTAAGACGGCGGATCTCACGCAGGTGCTCGATGTCGCGCTCGCTGTACAGCCGCGTCTTGCCGCTGGACCGCCCGGGGCGGATCAGTCCCTTGCGCTCGTACAGCCGCAGGGTCTGCGGGTGCATGTCCACCAGCTCGGCGGCGATGGAGATGACGTAGACCGGACGGTCCTTGGGATCGAGTTGTCCGGCCTGAGCCGGGAGGGCCGGGGGCGAGGTCATCTTCTGACTGATCTGCCCCTCGAGGCGCTGGATTTCCTGCTCGAACTGGTCCTGCAGGTCATCGAGCTGGTGCTGGAGGTTCATGATTTCCTCGACGCCGGCGAGGTTCACGCCGAGCTCCTGGGTGAGACGGCGGATCTCACGCAGGTGCTCGATGTCGCGCTCGCTGTACAGCCGCGTCTTGCCGCTTGACCGCCCGGGGCGGATCAGTCCCTTGCGCTCGTACAGCCGCAGGGTCTGCGGGTGCATGTCCACCAGCTCCGCCGCCACCGAGATGACGTAGACGGGGCGGTTTTTGGCATCCTTGACCATAAGTTATCTCAGTATACGCATATCCACTTATCTGTTTCGAGACGCGCGTGACGCTGTGGCCTCGGCCTCGAGGTCATCGGCGGACTTGAACACCCGCTCGCCCGCCTGCCAGCGCTCCGCGAGCTCCGGATTTTCCAGTGCCGCCAGGAGTGCACCGGTCAGCTCGACCGCGTCTGACTGGCGTCCCAGGGCGGCGCTGGCCTCGGAGACCGCGCCCACGAACAGCAGGCCGGTCAGCTCGCGTTCGGGGTCGGTCGGAAGAGCGGCCTCGCCGCGCGCGTGCAGTTGCTGGCAGGGCCGCAGCGCCAGCGAGTGGTGCGCGCGGCAGGTGAGCGGGCGCACGGCGTACAGGCCGCAGCGCCCGCCCTCGAGCAGCGGGCAGCCGGGGCCCTGCAGGTTCCACTGGCGGTGACTCAGGCGCGCGGCGGCTCTGGCGGCCGCGCGCAGACGGCGTTCCAGGCGGACCCGCCCTCCTCCTGGCAGGGCGCGCACGGCGGCGGCCAGCGCAAAAACCTCGAGCGGGGTGGTGCGCACCCGCAGGTGGCAGCAGGGCGTGCAACCCGCCTTGCAGGCCAGGGCGGGTGCGGCTTCCCAGGCGGCGCGGGGCCGTTCGGCGTGCTCGGTGTACGCGCCGTGCAGCGCGTCGGCCACCCGGGCGAGGTCCGCTTCGCCGGCGGCCTCCTCGAGCTGCTGGCGCAGCCGGGCTAACTGCAGACCGTATTCGCGGTTCAGGGCGGCGGCGCGGGTGGCGGCCTCGAGCGGGCCAAGACCGCGCTCCTCGAGGTAGCGGGTCAGTGCATTCACGCGGTCCATGCGGTTTCAGGATAGCAGCCCCGCCTTGAGCAAACCGTAAGGCCGCTTTTTTCCTAACTGGCGTTAGGTTGGATCGGGTATGATGCGGACGTGACGACAGCCCGC
Protein-coding regions in this window:
- a CDS encoding FAD-dependent oxidoreductase produces the protein MSNTRPLRIAVIGSGPSGFYAAEALLKQEPNVSVDIIDRLVTPYGLVRYGVAPDHQKIKSVTALYQKTMNDPRVRFLGHVEFGRDLRHEDVRRHYDAVVYATGASSDRNLGIPGEQLPGSMSATEFVSWYNGHPDYADREFHLTAQQVAVVGVGNVAVDVTRILTRSVDELRQTDIADHAISALEVSRVTDVYVLGRRGAAQAKFTTKELRELGELEGVDVVVKPEEVELDEASRKSLEGQPALTKNVEILQEFARRPLSGAPRRIHLRFLVSPVEILGETRVEGLRIERNRLVERGGDLAAEGSGEFETLPVGMVLRSVGYKGVALPGVPFDTRRGVIPNDQGRVTQDGQVVPGEYVAGWIKRGPSGVIGTNKACAVDTIKLLLADAPALPRVTDADADPLAVDALLRARGVDYVSFDDWLELDRFETEVGSAQGRPRVKVSRREEMLRTARRNALVQ
- a CDS encoding FAD-dependent oxidoreductase, with translation MSEQATNGTSDVLVIGAGPAGLHAAFYCGMRGLSVRVLDALPRTGGQLTALYPEKPIFDVAGLPQVQASRLVAELEEQLRPFSPLYALGERVLHLEGSEGAFVAVSATGRRYAARAVIVASGMGALEARRPQVPGAELFANHILTHLEAPAQLAGRRVLVFGGGEEAACTALALRGVAASVTLLHRRPHLTLSPATRAALQAATAAGELALRVPAELVALEGEERLERIRVLDTRSRLEESLAVDTLISKFSYVSRLDPAGSWGLAVEGGSLRVDARQETSRPGVFAVGDCAATGGLKLISVGFAQAATAANVIASRLTGGRVAPGHSSERDPAFRQA
- a CDS encoding GNAT family N-acetyltransferase, producing the protein MRQGFRIRPYQPDDLSFLYRICLETGDSGQDATQLYQDPLLIGHVYAGPYATLEPELAFVLEDAQGVCGYVIGVLDTEAFNARCEREWWPPLRERYPLPATPPEQYTPDERMIARIHKGWDLKPASLDDYPSHLHIDLLARAQGGGNGRAMMETLLGALEQRGSRGVHLGVGARNERAVSFYRSVGFTELHRSPLSVTFGMRFPR
- a CDS encoding DUF402 domain-containing protein, encoding MKRKSSARPGWTRVPRRRFEVHAVPGGLLTCLEVLEVRAPLTVPCCGEPRVVADAGYRWVQFFPEGARHALTTMWTPRFEVAQWYVDVTDGWGVDPGGVPWHDDLYLDVIATPQGCLEVIDADDLEAALQAGAVTPGQYRAAWQEARAVEAALRAGTFAPVAASRAHLEVCLG
- a CDS encoding dipeptidase produces the protein MDLKAQLDTAAADRELFDLLRIPSVSSDSTRKADMARTAEFLRAKLDSLGFTARVEATPGHPVVYAERLQASGQPTVLIYGHYDVQPEAPLEEWVTPPFEPTVRDGRVYARGATDDKGQAYAHVKGVELLLAQGELPVNVKFLLEGEEEIGSPSLEGYLREKAEQLKCDVIVISDGSRFAPDVPTVTYGLRGIAYVEVHVQGANRDLHSGAYGGAAPNPINALATIIARLKDDQGRITIPGFYDGVQELTEQERQMWAALPHSDQEFAESIGVSALPGEAGYSTLERLWARPTLDVNGIWGGFQGEGSKTVIAAKAGAKISMRLVPGQDPARITRLIQEYIPQIAPEGVTAEVIDLHGGQPVAMDLDSPYIAAADRALQKVFGKPAAFARTGGSIPIVAAFREILDAPVLLVDMGLNEDAPHSPNESFALEDYHRGILTSAYLLQELAK
- a CDS encoding metallophosphoesterase family protein, whose protein sequence is MPVTYVVGDVHGALDLLLTTLREAGLIDAGGHWSGARARLWFLGDFFDRGPNGIGTLETVMRLQHEAQAAGGRVAALMGNHEPLILAARRFGNRNLGGGASFLNLWHFNGGHDSDLWALRDEHVRWIENLPALARVGETLLMHADATFYLEYGSSLEAVNAAIGATLQSDDPREWDRLLEAFACRREFWDPVRGKANLQKVLAAYGGSRVVHGHTPVPYLTGRAQPEPLVYQGGRCVNVDGGMAYGGYGWVYRLEEQT
- a CDS encoding helix-turn-helix domain-containing protein encodes the protein MDHFDRIQRAIDYLETQLQGRPDIRDVAAQAGFSPFHFQRLFQAITGTSVQAYLRRRRLSEAAKALRSSARSVLDLALDYQYASQEAFTRAFEQQFGIAPARYRKAGEPGPLVGPLRLSDYRCPKEKVLKMLAPTLLKITDVQIIGCAFRTTLENHRHYQDIPGFYARFGSEQTFLRIPERVRPDFAYGVACDFEDDGTFSFVIGEESAWAGEDLAPLVSLRIPGGLYAAFQADGSVPNLRDYIYGTWLPNSLYERREGPDFEVTDVAASLLAGIPKMTVYIPVSRPVVRDRSRTEAGSVG
- the hspR gene encoding heat shock protein transcriptional repressor HspR, fused homodimer type, producing MVKDAKNRPVYVISVAAELVDMHPQTLRLYERKGLIRPGRSSGKTRLYSERDIEHLREIRRLTQELGVNLAGVEEIMNLQHQLDDLQDQFEQEIQRLEGQISQKMTSPPALPAQAGQLDPKDRPVYVISIAAELVDMHPQTLRLYERKGLIRPGRSSGKTRLYSERDIEHLREIRRLTQELGVNLAGVEEIMRLRHSLEESRARLERDIVRLQQDITERMTSWRTLPPPTDDGDYASDTEE
- a CDS encoding YkgJ family cysteine cluster protein, with the protein product MDRVNALTRYLEERGLGPLEAATRAAALNREYGLQLARLRQQLEEAAGEADLARVADALHGAYTEHAERPRAAWEAAPALACKAGCTPCCHLRVRTTPLEVFALAAAVRALPGGGRVRLERRLRAAARAAARLSHRQWNLQGPGCPLLEGGRCGLYAVRPLTCRAHHSLALRPCQQLHARGEAALPTDPERELTGLLFVGAVSEASAALGRQSDAVELTGALLAALENPELAERWQAGERVFKSADDLEAEATASRASRNR